One region of Pseudomonas alvandae genomic DNA includes:
- a CDS encoding K+/H+ antiporter subunit F gives MSPLLSNAILLSLFLFSLTMVLTLVRLFKGPSAQDRVLALDYLYIIAMLMMLVLGIRYASDTYFEAALLIALFGFVGSFALAKFLLRGEVIE, from the coding sequence ATGAGCCCGCTGCTGTCCAACGCGATCCTGCTGAGCCTGTTCCTGTTCTCGCTGACCATGGTCCTGACCCTGGTGCGCCTGTTCAAGGGCCCTTCGGCACAGGATCGGGTCCTGGCCCTGGACTATCTGTACATCATCGCGATGCTGATGATGCTGGTGCTGGGGATTCGTTATGCCAGCGATACCTATTTCGAGGCGGCGTTGTTGATCGCCCTGTTCGGCTTCGTCGGCTCGTTCGCGCTGGCCAAGTTCCTGTTGCGTGGCGAGGTGATCGAATGA